GTCGTACCTGCTTCCCGGTTTTGCCGTCTACCACGTCTGCCTTTCTGAGTTCGTGCGTATGTAGTAGAGTGATTCCTTGAAGAAACTCGGTTGCCTCAATCCCTTTGAGGAGCCTGTCCTCCTCCAATCGTTCCCTGCGCGACTCGATTTTTCGCCGCCGTGACCCGAACCAGTCGTCTCGCAGATTGTATCCGTCCGCAGCGTAGCTTGCTGTTACCAGTTCAAAAACGGTCAGCGACACCCCACCGGTGTTCACCTTCTCGAAAACCAGACACACTGCTTCCTTCGTAGTCTCTTTCTTCAACTGAATGACGGGTAGCTGGTAGGTCCGGAAAGGCTTGAGCACTTGTTTGCGAAACTTAGTGTAAACAGTAAACTTATCTCGAGAACACTGGAGCAGCATATCCTCCCAGTCGTCCGATTCCATGATTTGGCTGCACGGGAAGTAGAGTTGATGACATTCCAGTTCCGTCGTCGACAAATCCAGTTCCACGTCGCGGCCAAAGTTCGTACGTAACTGCCGGTTCTCATCTACCGCAAAAACGGCTTCTTCCAATGCTTGAGGGGAGTCTATTGCTCTTCTGATGTTGAAGTAGTAGTAGCGCTTAATCTCCTTTCCCTTCGCAGTCCTTGTGCGAACGGGTCCGTCGAGCGAAATGGCTTGGGTCAGGGTCGTGAGACGCTGCTGCCCATCAAGAATCAACTGCTCAGGTTGCTGACTCTTGGACACCTCGTTCTCCAGCCCCTCGACGGGTCGGGTTTCAAACCGAATCTCTCCACCAGCTTCCAGAAGCATGACCGCACCGATCGGGAACGATTGAGCAATGCTGACAAGGAGATCGCGGATATGATCATCATCCCATATCCAGCCGCGCTGGAAGTCGGGTAATTGGATTTTGCCTTTCTTAATCTCACGTAGGAGATCGCTTAGCGACTCCTTGGTACTATCAAACGTTGCCATGTTGACTTCGGGCCTTTCTTCGTGTGTTGTAGTACAGTAACGAAAATGCGCTGTAAATCAGTTTAGCTCCTCTGCCCTGATGCCAGTTAGGCACTGCTGCCATCCGGCGGCTGGCCAGTTGATACCCTGGGCGGGAATCTGACGATCAATGTGGTAAACGTATACCGCTTTTAAGACGCCGGACTGTGTTATCCCTTGGCAAACACCCGCCGCCGCATCCGCTGGCAGGTCGCCACCATTATAGGCATTCCACATGGACGTGTGCTGCAACATGTCCGACACGATTATGAAGGAATCGAGATCGTCGTTCCGCTCCACCAGATAGGCCATTGTTTCTGCGATCGGCGAAACATCGGCTTCCTCTCGGTTCCTGAGTAATTCGAACTCCCCTTGAAGTCCATTGATGAAATCCCGGAAATCGAGTGCAACGATCCGGGGGTTTTCATACAACCTGTCGGCCATTTCGCCCTGCTTGGGCACACACCATGCACGCCCGGACCTAACGGGCTTTGCCGATTCAGACTCGGGAAGACCATAAACAGAGATCTTTTGCAGGAAAGGCGTTCTCAACGTATCCCGGATCAGTGCGTCGATCTTTTCGAATGCCAGCTTCCCGTCCTCTTCCGTGATCTGGTTCGACGTGTCGATCAGGATTATTGTGTGACCGGGTGATTCTATGCCTTCACGAATCTGTGACTTTGTGCCAGTAGGACAATAGCCGTCTACTGCACGCACCTTGAGTTTCTCATTGTAATTCAACCAGCGCATTGCACCGAAAACTCCCAGAATAAGGACAATAAGAAGCGAGATCCATGCGGCGTTTTTGAGCATTCCGTAATTCATTACGCTGCCTCTACCCGGCCCAATACAACGCTCTGGTAGTTCTTCCAAGTACCCTCAATGTTCAGCAACTCCTCGTGCACCTGATCGAAGAACTCGTCTCTTTGTGATTCACGCCAGGACGAAACTATGGATTGCGCCTCTTCAAGGACACGCAGGTCAGCCCCACCCGCCGGAAACGAGAGATCAACGCTTATCCCATCTCTATGGCTATTCAGCATGTCATGGTCGATTTCTTCGGTATTGTGGAAGTTGTACGCTATGACGAATTCTGCCTCAACAAACCCAAGATGCCCACCGTTCTCCCACCGCTTCTTAATGTCCTCGAAGACGTCCTCAGCCTGGAGCCGTTTCTGGTCCAGTCCCTCCACCCATCCGGCAACCTCGGATCGGAGATCGTGCAATTTGTCCCGATAGCGGTCCGGAAGCGTTAAGTATTGCGTCTTGATGTCGGCCAGTTCCTTATCCAGAATCGCCTTGGCTTTCTCTCGCTTTACCCCTGCACGCACAAAGGTGTACCCCTTGTAGAATCCTACGGCACAAAGCGCAAGACCAAGGGCGAAAAAGAGGAAGGATTCGAGTTCCCATGCAGCAGGATTCAATGACACACTGGCGGCCAACTCGCGTGCCGATGCTATTGTGACATCACCCACGGATTGCCCTGCCTGATCACGTGCCTCTATCAGCCTCGTAAAGCCTTCACGGTGGCGCCCTACAATCAGATTCAAGGCCAGCACGATTACGAATGCCGCTCCACACGCAATGTAAACAGGCGTTTTCGTCTTCGAGTGACGATTCAATGCGGATACAAGAAGACCGCTACCAGCACCAAGAGCACCAACATTGATCGCAGATACGAGCAGCGCCGTAATAAAAGCACCCACAAGACCGGTGCTCAATGCGGAGGACAAGAGTGTCATATTGGCAGCGGCCTCCAAAACGATGAACAGTGCCAGCAAGGCGATCATCCCAAGCCACTTCTCCCATTTGGGCAGATCAACCTCGTTTACACCGGGCAACTTCACCTCCTCCTGCTCATGTTTTACATGCCGAAGTTGCAAGGACTTCAGTTCATTCCTTGCCTCAACAGTCAACTGAGCGGGTGACTTCGTGCGCTTGAATTGCCAGCCGTTCAGCGGCTTGCTCAGTTCTGACCTGATGGTTTGAAGTGCATCGTTGACACGGTTTTCGCACAGTTTCCGTGTAGCGATCAGTAGTTTCGTGTGTGCCGGTTTCCAATGACCATCGGCGTTCTTAACGATTTGTTCGACATCTGGAATGAGAAAAACGGTGTGGCCAGGTGAAGTCCGAGTAACCCCAGGTTGCTTCTCGTCTGTCTCACGTGAATTGGTGGGTGCTGTCATACTACATCGATATTGGTGGAAACGTGGATACTAAATTATGCAGCGTATCGTGTGGATTCCATGTTTATTTAGAGTTAATCAGTGTTTTTATAGTGTGGATTTGCCTGACTCCAATGATCCCTTTTGGGGGCTTATATACTAAAGTAGGTGGCTCCGCGAGCCTCCAAAGAAAAAGCGGTGCCCCACCGCCTTTTATCCGCTGCTCCCCCTGCGAATTCATCTTAACTATCCTTGCTCCGCGAATCAAGATAAAAGTATGTCAAAAACTCCTAAATCTAACATGGCCGGGAACGCCCGGGAACGCGCGTATTGAAGATCGAGGCGAACCATGCCCGAAAAGCCTGAACACCAAGCACCGCCGTGGCCGCCCGGAGACACGGTGGGTCAAGATTGATGCTACGCCGGAAGAAGTAGCGAAAGCCATGTTCGCCGCCGCCAAGCCGCCAGACCCGTCAAAAAGAATCACAAACTGCTGCGATTAAGCGGTCCTTGGAAAGTTTTCCGTATAAGGCCCCCTCCCTATGAACGATCCTGGTTCTAATCCGGGATCGATGAGAAGGCGGACGCATATTCAATGCGCGGTCCGTCAAGGCCGCCATCGGCGAGAGCCAACCCCATCAGAGCCGGCCCGGCGTATTGGCATGACATGCCCCGCACAGCCTCCTGGCTGAAGCCGAAGCGCGGATAATAGGACGGATCGCCTACCACAACAACTGCCGCCCAGCCCTCCGCCTTTGCCCGTTCAAGCCCGGCCTCTATCATCGCGGCCGCAACCCCCCGACAGCGTCGCTTTTCCGTGACTGCGATTGGCCCCAGGCCGAGCGCCGCTGCCGGGGCACACAGTCTCGAGAACAGGGCATGGCCGATTACGCCTGCCGCCTCCACCGCGACGAGCGAGAACACGACATCGGTGTCTTTGCGCAATTGCCGAACGAGGCGGAGTTCCAAAGAGGTGGGGAAAGCCGCGAGCAGCAACTCCTCGACTTCCTCCCGGTCGCTGGCCGCCTCAAGCCGTATGAGGAAGTCGGTTATCATGCTCCGCACTTTTGTCCGCCTCTTGCATTTGGACGAGGAACCCGGCGATCTTCCTCGCAGGATTGATGCCGCTGTCAACATACGATACCAAAGTGTGGTATCCCCCCTATAATTATTTGCATCCAGGGTTCGAGATGGCTACTTTCCTCGCTCCTAACCCCAACCACCCCAGGCAATACCAGGACAGAACGATGCGGCCTATAAC
Above is a window of Bacteroidetes bacterium SB0662_bin_6 DNA encoding:
- a CDS encoding DUF262 domain-containing protein, translating into MATFDSTKESLSDLLREIKKGKIQLPDFQRGWIWDDDHIRDLLVSIAQSFPIGAVMLLEAGGEIRFETRPVEGLENEVSKSQQPEQLILDGQQRLTTLTQAISLDGPVRTRTAKGKEIKRYYYFNIRRAIDSPQALEEAVFAVDENRQLRTNFGRDVELDLSTTELECHQLYFPCSQIMESDDWEDMLLQCSRDKFTVYTKFRKQVLKPFRTYQLPVIQLKKETTKEAVCLVFEKVNTGGVSLTVFELVTASYAADGYNLRDDWFGSRRRKIESRRERLEEDRLLKGIEATEFLQGITLLHTHELRKADVVDGKTGKQVRPVSAKRADILRLPLEAWHQWANDLEDGFRNVARFLRQECFYHRRELPYSTQLVPLAAVLTRLGDRWREPLIYDKLARWFWSGVLGELYGGAVETRVANDYEELLGWFEDDAAVPRTVRDANFQPERFDTLRSRLSAAYKGINILVLREGAKDWFWKAGIQELDADEVTLDIHHIFPRNWCRKEGIDQGRYDSILNKTQISYKANRKIGGDAPSKYLPRIQAEKHVQLDNTAMDQLLDSHALSPELLRKDAFDEFLEDRRHRLSRLVERAMGKPVVYLTGLAEKTDEPEAVVESANLELKGAG
- a CDS encoding N-acetyltransferase; translated protein: MLTAASILRGRSPGSSSKCKRRTKVRSMITDFLIRLEAASDREEVEELLLAAFPTSLELRLVRQLRKDTDVVFSLVAVEAAGVIGHALFSRLCAPAAALGLGPIAVTEKRRCRGVAAAMIEAGLERAKAEGWAAVVVVGDPSYYPRFGFSQEAVRGMSCQYAGPALMGLALADGGLDGPRIEYASAFSSIPD